A genomic window from Vigna radiata var. radiata cultivar VC1973A chromosome 2, Vradiata_ver6, whole genome shotgun sequence includes:
- the LOC106756084 gene encoding helicase protein MOM1 isoform X2, whose translation MDRSTEEGDDEGGSKTDGCLKGNYLDSANDDMDIELPEDATGKEMRAEPKLSEPVKELSDYDVTVNPLVPSNTASCEPSGLPEKVRFDSCKEERSQSLGSRDFISNENLIRERIELDKDEKSISSKRKKTMVAMHSDASTLLVDNDNNSNLFEDTRPSRICSNVVETSGSCSKRIRQISLADVKKDQRKSTDNVDQSPSKISTRNKKDSERPQMNTAETYKIRKQQRSLHLLLKPEIANLCEILHLPDNVKSMVQNCLEYTMNNYHIFTEPLPILQAFQLSLCLTIAALLNHKLNFEASLLLAKQHLNFDCKKEIVEEINSRLWDLKESFLSLKGNSNVAGCAKASESSSGVYSYIEVTPEDELVKVDNSINIKTVQKRKSQWNKLLLMQREERIKLKKDIENENAEIQRRHQIEWEAIRSCSPDDLTKDGKLQASKSAYMKRTEELNRQQEIRLKDLEVKQLKARLMFQESSAPYELLNPIASIKLGPVVKSLQICDQAQHHNAPKVLASDTVEVKARIESGVGLSEAPDANASVVAPFSSTVELQTRLVKHADDEMDIVSSKDGLVSEIKCSNIVENVYESHGNVISKHSKSREQRSDRAIRVPEREEYVNFNHESHNDSRQDAVIQVLASYNEDICHGETLDVLSAEVAPSVCNTSSSENDLVEIPSSRQRELNGTIQIKPVCGSSIEVDGNGSNDGAKNMALLNSQSSEEHIPSVNTMCTPYCENTAQIHDADNNYGSKNADIMNSSLCDERISSWNSKSPQDCVHNENGKHTLDCENFSLDGGGSDNFILNSPLVDERNADRTIILHRDAHVGIHEAVNLTSSTEQISGAVNDSVFDSVLPKPYGEDSSSNNSSDANSILSNQTSIEKQNLDGVSSSIPIRQIPVGVPETNERAIVNVLDEEEASWMPDAVNYPDNVIPHNSSSMDQLVNGDPVFDGSLSSKTCTTSPSNNKNLPDEHVSVLMPENSLGEVEFQLTNNVDRSATLDQQEGVCTTMTENSSYQETPVSRPVDVMESLEQVPSLSFVESPPDLDTSRETRNYVVSTVVDVVQANQSINDSLVMEPPQEGQFPSVGFFSSNWDLSNLPLVTRTEDQPHNEDDLIGHVPGTLIEIQNQTRVQHPSNSDQQEGVCRTMNGNSLSQETPVSLSVDDLMEPLEEVQPLSSLESQPDQNTTIEMQNSLVSSSVDTVPANVSTDNSLVREPPEKEGQLPSANVLSSNDGDLSILPTVTGTENQPSIEKDFPNHIPETSIEIQDHDVVQCASNVELDPASNTNLVSQELAGVRQQSSNTRNQSTLTEINNHPIQPASQSDSRIIQRLALDPFNCEMTRLHQLAEDNKKDFEERKLKLRQDFEKELEELYKKFDIKHKENEAEVQKVRKDLDKQHSIVNVNMKLAEACRVKSMDFTLPGAPNMHKDASSVQQLFQVASPQNATAFNVVVGPSSREYSAASLQSSYATTTSQTTVPPIQATYSTPGTFSVTSSRLPRINPLSSLLGNVQTGGEIRAPAPHLHPYRTPTSVPASTFCTVLRGRSSQPAPGNIPVTSPPFSYQTPWPALATLPSVLHGGLWPPTLPAINPHTDPNSQHGIYWPNVRPHMPDLPTMNLSKCDKSSTTPATSAHPATSSDVVCLSDDE comes from the exons ATGGATAGGTCAACTGAAGAAGGTGATGACGAGGGTGGGAGCAAGACTGATGGCTGTCTTAAAGGGAACTATTTAGATTCTGCCAATGACGATATGGATATTGAGCTGCCTGAAGATGCCACCGGTAAAGAGATGAGAGCTGAGCCTAAGTTGAGTGAGCCAGTGAAAGAACTGTCAGATTATGATGTGACTGTAAATCCATTGGTACCGTCTAATACTGCAAGTTGTGAGCCCAGTGGGTTACCTGAAAAGGTTCGGTTTGATTCATGCAAAGAGGAGAGATCACAAAGTTTAGGGTCAAGGGATTTcatatcaaatgaaaatttgattaGGGAACGTATTGAGCTTGATAAGGATGAAAAATCAATATCttctaagagaaaaaaaacaatggTGGCCATGCATTCAGATGCTTCTACTTTGTTGGTGGACAATGACAATAACAGCAACTTGTTTGAGGATACTCGCCCGTCAAGGATATGCAGCAATGTTGTGGAGACCAGTGGGTCATGTTCCAAAAGGATAAG GCAGATCTCCTTAGCAGATGTGAAAAAGGATCAGAGGAAATCGACTGATAATGTTGACCAGTCCCCTTCAAAGATATCCACTAGGAACAAGAAAG ACTCGGAGAGACCTCAAATGAACACTGCTGAAACTTACAAAATAAGGAAACAGCAGAGGAGCTTACATCTTTTACTGAAGCCAGAGATAGCAAATCTTTGTGAAATTCTGCATCTCCCT GATAATGTCAAAAGTATGGTTCAAAATTGTCTTGAATATACTATGAACAATTACCACATCTTTACAGAACCATTGCCAATATTACAGGCTTTTCAGCTATCTCTG tGTTTGACAATTGCTGCTTTGCTAAATCACAAACTCAACTTTGAAGCTTCCCTTTTGCTTGCAAAGCAGCATTTGAATTTTGACTGcaaaaaagaaattgtagagGAAATCAATTCAAGGCTTTGGGATCTGAAGGAAAGTTTTTTATCGCTCAAAGGAAACTCTAATGTTGCTGGCTGTGCAAAGGCTTCTGAATCGTCAAGTGGGGTTTATTCATATATTGAAGTGACACCTGAGGATGAATTGGTAAAAGTTgataattctataaatattaaaaccgTTCAGAAACGTAAAAGCCAGTGGAACAAGCTACTTCTGATGCAAAGGGAAGAGaggataaagttaaaaaaagataTTGAGAATGAAAATGCTGAAATTCAGAGAAGGCACCAGATAGAGTGGGAAGCTATTCGATCATGTTCTCCCGATGATTTGACTAAAGATGGAAAGCTTCAGGCTTCCAAAAGTGCTTACATGAAAAGAACTGAAGAATTGAATAGGCAGCAAGAAATACGTCTCAAGGATCTTGAGGTCAAGCAATTAAAAGCAAGGCTGATGTTCCAAGAGTCTTCAGCACCATATGAATTGTTAAACCCAATTGCTTCGATCAAACTCGGGCCAGTGGTCAAATCCTTACAGATTTGTGATCAAGCCCAACATCATAATGCTCCAAAAGTCCTTGCGTCTGATACAGTGGAAGTCAAGGCAAGGATTGAATCTGGGGTTGGATTATCTGAAGCTCCCGATGCCAATGCCTCTGTTGTTGCACCATTCAGTAGCACAGTTGAACTGCAAACTCGTCTTGTTAAACATGCTGATGATGAGATGGACATAGTCTCTTCAAAAGATGGACTAGTATCTGAAATTAAGTGCAGTAATATTGTTGAAAATGTATATGAAAGTCATGGAAATGTTATATCTAAACATTCCAAATCCAGAGAGCAACGTTCTGATAGAGCTATTAGAGTGCCAGAAAGGGAAGAGtatgtaaattttaatcatgAATCTCATAATGATTCTAGGCAGGATGCTGTAATACAGGTTCTTGCTTCATATAATGAAGACATATGTCACGGGGAAACACTAGATGTTCTTAGTGCAGAGGTGGCTCCTTCAGTCTGTAACACCAGCAGTTCTGAGAATGATCTTGTTGAAATTCCTTCTTCTAGGCAAAGGGAACTAAATGGGACTATACAGATCAAGCCTGTGTGTGGATCATCAATAGAAGTTGATGGTAATGGTTCCAATGATGGTGCAAAAAATATGGCCTTATTGAATTCTCAGTCATCCGAAGAACATATTCCAAGTGTAAATACCATGTGCACACCATATTGTGAGAATACTGCACAAATTCATGACGCTGATAACAATTATGGTTCAAAGAATGCTGACATTATGAACTCATCTTTGTGTGATGAAAGAATTTCCTCCTGGAATTCAAAATCACCTCAAGATTGTGTCCATAATGAAAATGGCAAGCACACTCTAGATTGTGAAAATTTTTCCCTTGATGGTGGTGGTTcagataattttattcttaattctCCTTTGGTTGATGAGAGAAATGCTGATAGGACCATAATATTACATAGAGATGCACATGTGGGAATACATGAGGCTGTCAATTTGACTTCATCCACTGAGCAAATATCTGGTGCAGTAAATGACTCAGTTTTTGATAGTGTGTTGCCAAAACCATATGGAGAGGATAGTTCCAGTAATAATAGCTCTGATGCTAATTCTATTCTTTCAAATCAAACTTCTATAGAGAAACAAAATCTTGATGGAGTCTCATCAAGCATACCTATTAGACAAATTCCAGTTGGAGTGCCAGAAACTAATGAGAGGGCCATTGTAAATGTATTAGATGAGGAGGAAGCTAGTTGGATGCCTGACGCTGTCAATTACCCTGACAATGTAATTCCTCATAATTCTTCATCCATGGATCAATTAGTTAATGGAGATCCAGTATTTGATGGCAGTTTGTCATCAAAGACTTGTACTACAAGCCCAAGCAATAACAAGAACCTACCTGATGAACACGTTTCTGTCTTGATGCCAGAAAATAGCCTTGGAGAGGTTGAATTCCAATTGACAAACAACGTGGATAGAAGTGCCACATTGGACCAGCAGGAAGGAGTATGTACAACCATGACTGAAAACAGTTCGTACCAGGAGACTCCAGTATCTAGACCTGTTGATGTTATGGAGTCTCTAGAACAAGTGCCATCTTTATCATTTGTGGAGTCTCCTCCTGATCTGGATACTTCTAGAGAAACACGGAACTATGTAGTATCTactgttgttgatgttgtaCAAGCTAATCAATCCATTAATGATTCACTGGTCATGGAGCCTCCACAGGAGGGGCAATTTCCTTCTGTGGGTTTCTTCTCTTCCAACTGGGACCTATCCAACTTGCCTTTGGTGACCAGAACTGAAGATCAGCCACACAATGAAGATGATCTCATCGGCCATGTTCCTGGAACATTAATTGAGATTCAAAATCAAACTCGTGTGCAACATCCCTCAAATTCAGACCAGCAGGAAGGAGTGTGTAGAACCATGAATGGTAACAGTTTGTCCCAGGAGACTCCAGTATCTTTATCAGTTGATGATCTCATGGAGCCTCTTGAAGAAGTGCAACCATTATCATCCTTAGAGTCTCAACCTGACCAGAATACTACAATAGAAATGCAGAACAGTTTGGTATCAAGTTCTGTTGATACTGTACCAGCTAACGTATCTACAGATAATTCACTGGTCAGGGAACCACCCGAGAAGGAGGGTCAGTTACCTTCTGCAAATGTCCTTTCTTCCAATGATGGAGACCTGTCTATCTTGCCTACAGTGACTGGAACTGAAAACCAGCCATCCATTGAAAAGGATTTTCCCAACCACATTCCCGAGACATCAATTGAGATTCAAGATCACGATGTTGTGCAATGCGCCTCAAATGTGGAATTGGATCCAGCCTCAAATACGAACTTGGTTTCGCAAGAGCTTGCTGGAGTTAGACAACAGTCTTCAAACACAAGAAACCAGTCAACTCTCACAGAGATTAATAATCATCCTATACAACCTGCAAGCCAATCAGATTCCAGGATTATTCAACGTTTAGCTCTTGATCCGTTTAACTGTGAAATGACAAGACTACATCAACTGGCGGAGGATAATAAGAAAGACTTTGAAGAAAGG AAATTGAAGTTGAGACAGGATTTTGAGAAGGAACTCGAGGAACTTTACAAGAAGTTTGACATTAAACACAAGGAGAATGAAGCTGAAGTACAGAAAGTAAGGAAGGACCTGGACAAACAACATAGCATAGTTAATGTAAATATGAAATTGGCTGAGGCTTGTAGGGTTAAATCCATGGATTTTACACTACCTGGTGCACCAAACATGCACAAAG ATGCAAGTTCTGTTCAGCAATTATTTCAGGTTGCAAGTCCACAAAATGCCACTGCGTTCAATGTGGTTGTCGGACCATCTTCTCGGGAGTATTCTGCAGCCAGCTTGCAGAGTTCCTATGCTACAACTACCTCACAGACTACGGTACCACCAATACAAGCCACGTACAGTACGCCCGGAACATTCTCCGTTACTTCTTCAAGACTACCACGTATCAACCCCCTCTCTTCACTCTTGGGAAATGTTCAAACTGGTGGGGAGATACGTGCCCCTGCACCACATCTCCACCCTTATAGAACACCAACGTCTGTCCCAGCCTCCACTTTCTGTACAGTTCTGCGTGGGAGATCAAGTCAGCCTGCACCCGGTAATATTCCTGTAACTTCCCCCCCGTTTTCTTACCAGACACCCTGGCCAGCGCTGGCAACCCTTCCATCTGTTCTACACGGGGGGCTTTGGCCACCCACTTTACCTGCCATTAATCCTCACACTGATCCTAACAGTCAACACGGCATATATTGGCCAAATGTTCGGCCACATATGCCAGATTTGCCTACGATGAACCTTTCTAAATGTGACAAAAGTAGTACAACGCCAGCAACCTCAGCTCATCCAGCTACATCATCTGATGTAGTCTGTTTATCAGATGATGAATGA
- the LOC106756084 gene encoding helicase protein MOM1 isoform X1 has protein sequence MADDTDFCCVREKRLVTRSSTETLSKKVAASTSASPNRKSERLEKRSPPSSGGIMDPKRKLKTLNPLRRSERTRSASPSDPSASRSSGSEKQQKKHCTGKRLLFEASKDRDDGDEERGMDEERGMEASSRPRTRRVTEHCHVKTNGMDRSTEEGDDEGGSKTDGCLKGNYLDSANDDMDIELPEDATGKEMRAEPKLSEPVKELSDYDVTVNPLVPSNTASCEPSGLPEKVRFDSCKEERSQSLGSRDFISNENLIRERIELDKDEKSISSKRKKTMVAMHSDASTLLVDNDNNSNLFEDTRPSRICSNVVETSGSCSKRIRQISLADVKKDQRKSTDNVDQSPSKISTRNKKDSERPQMNTAETYKIRKQQRSLHLLLKPEIANLCEILHLPDNVKSMVQNCLEYTMNNYHIFTEPLPILQAFQLSLCLTIAALLNHKLNFEASLLLAKQHLNFDCKKEIVEEINSRLWDLKESFLSLKGNSNVAGCAKASESSSGVYSYIEVTPEDELVKVDNSINIKTVQKRKSQWNKLLLMQREERIKLKKDIENENAEIQRRHQIEWEAIRSCSPDDLTKDGKLQASKSAYMKRTEELNRQQEIRLKDLEVKQLKARLMFQESSAPYELLNPIASIKLGPVVKSLQICDQAQHHNAPKVLASDTVEVKARIESGVGLSEAPDANASVVAPFSSTVELQTRLVKHADDEMDIVSSKDGLVSEIKCSNIVENVYESHGNVISKHSKSREQRSDRAIRVPEREEYVNFNHESHNDSRQDAVIQVLASYNEDICHGETLDVLSAEVAPSVCNTSSSENDLVEIPSSRQRELNGTIQIKPVCGSSIEVDGNGSNDGAKNMALLNSQSSEEHIPSVNTMCTPYCENTAQIHDADNNYGSKNADIMNSSLCDERISSWNSKSPQDCVHNENGKHTLDCENFSLDGGGSDNFILNSPLVDERNADRTIILHRDAHVGIHEAVNLTSSTEQISGAVNDSVFDSVLPKPYGEDSSSNNSSDANSILSNQTSIEKQNLDGVSSSIPIRQIPVGVPETNERAIVNVLDEEEASWMPDAVNYPDNVIPHNSSSMDQLVNGDPVFDGSLSSKTCTTSPSNNKNLPDEHVSVLMPENSLGEVEFQLTNNVDRSATLDQQEGVCTTMTENSSYQETPVSRPVDVMESLEQVPSLSFVESPPDLDTSRETRNYVVSTVVDVVQANQSINDSLVMEPPQEGQFPSVGFFSSNWDLSNLPLVTRTEDQPHNEDDLIGHVPGTLIEIQNQTRVQHPSNSDQQEGVCRTMNGNSLSQETPVSLSVDDLMEPLEEVQPLSSLESQPDQNTTIEMQNSLVSSSVDTVPANVSTDNSLVREPPEKEGQLPSANVLSSNDGDLSILPTVTGTENQPSIEKDFPNHIPETSIEIQDHDVVQCASNVELDPASNTNLVSQELAGVRQQSSNTRNQSTLTEINNHPIQPASQSDSRIIQRLALDPFNCEMTRLHQLAEDNKKDFEERKLKLRQDFEKELEELYKKFDIKHKENEAEVQKVRKDLDKQHSIVNVNMKLAEACRVKSMDFTLPGAPNMHKDASSVQQLFQVASPQNATAFNVVVGPSSREYSAASLQSSYATTTSQTTVPPIQATYSTPGTFSVTSSRLPRINPLSSLLGNVQTGGEIRAPAPHLHPYRTPTSVPASTFCTVLRGRSSQPAPGNIPVTSPPFSYQTPWPALATLPSVLHGGLWPPTLPAINPHTDPNSQHGIYWPNVRPHMPDLPTMNLSKCDKSSTTPATSAHPATSSDVVCLSDDE, from the exons CCTCTCCAAATCGCAAGTCGGAGCGGCTTGAGAAAAGGTCTCCACCGTCGTCCGGGGGCATAATGGATCCGAAGAGGAAGTTGAAGACACTGAATCCGTTGAGGAGATCCGAGAGAACGAGGAGCGCTTCTCCTTCGGATCCTTCTGCTTCCAGAAGTTCGGGTTCGGAAAAGCAGCAGAAGAAGCATTGCACTGGGAAGCGGTTGTTGTTTGAAGCCAGCAAGGATCGGGACGATGGAGATGAGGAACGAGGCATGGATGAGGAACGAGGCATGGAAGCTTCTTCGAGACCCAGAACTAGGAGAGTGACTGAGC ATTGCCATGTGAAGACAAATGGGATGGATAGGTCAACTGAAGAAGGTGATGACGAGGGTGGGAGCAAGACTGATGGCTGTCTTAAAGGGAACTATTTAGATTCTGCCAATGACGATATGGATATTGAGCTGCCTGAAGATGCCACCGGTAAAGAGATGAGAGCTGAGCCTAAGTTGAGTGAGCCAGTGAAAGAACTGTCAGATTATGATGTGACTGTAAATCCATTGGTACCGTCTAATACTGCAAGTTGTGAGCCCAGTGGGTTACCTGAAAAGGTTCGGTTTGATTCATGCAAAGAGGAGAGATCACAAAGTTTAGGGTCAAGGGATTTcatatcaaatgaaaatttgattaGGGAACGTATTGAGCTTGATAAGGATGAAAAATCAATATCttctaagagaaaaaaaacaatggTGGCCATGCATTCAGATGCTTCTACTTTGTTGGTGGACAATGACAATAACAGCAACTTGTTTGAGGATACTCGCCCGTCAAGGATATGCAGCAATGTTGTGGAGACCAGTGGGTCATGTTCCAAAAGGATAAG GCAGATCTCCTTAGCAGATGTGAAAAAGGATCAGAGGAAATCGACTGATAATGTTGACCAGTCCCCTTCAAAGATATCCACTAGGAACAAGAAAG ACTCGGAGAGACCTCAAATGAACACTGCTGAAACTTACAAAATAAGGAAACAGCAGAGGAGCTTACATCTTTTACTGAAGCCAGAGATAGCAAATCTTTGTGAAATTCTGCATCTCCCT GATAATGTCAAAAGTATGGTTCAAAATTGTCTTGAATATACTATGAACAATTACCACATCTTTACAGAACCATTGCCAATATTACAGGCTTTTCAGCTATCTCTG tGTTTGACAATTGCTGCTTTGCTAAATCACAAACTCAACTTTGAAGCTTCCCTTTTGCTTGCAAAGCAGCATTTGAATTTTGACTGcaaaaaagaaattgtagagGAAATCAATTCAAGGCTTTGGGATCTGAAGGAAAGTTTTTTATCGCTCAAAGGAAACTCTAATGTTGCTGGCTGTGCAAAGGCTTCTGAATCGTCAAGTGGGGTTTATTCATATATTGAAGTGACACCTGAGGATGAATTGGTAAAAGTTgataattctataaatattaaaaccgTTCAGAAACGTAAAAGCCAGTGGAACAAGCTACTTCTGATGCAAAGGGAAGAGaggataaagttaaaaaaagataTTGAGAATGAAAATGCTGAAATTCAGAGAAGGCACCAGATAGAGTGGGAAGCTATTCGATCATGTTCTCCCGATGATTTGACTAAAGATGGAAAGCTTCAGGCTTCCAAAAGTGCTTACATGAAAAGAACTGAAGAATTGAATAGGCAGCAAGAAATACGTCTCAAGGATCTTGAGGTCAAGCAATTAAAAGCAAGGCTGATGTTCCAAGAGTCTTCAGCACCATATGAATTGTTAAACCCAATTGCTTCGATCAAACTCGGGCCAGTGGTCAAATCCTTACAGATTTGTGATCAAGCCCAACATCATAATGCTCCAAAAGTCCTTGCGTCTGATACAGTGGAAGTCAAGGCAAGGATTGAATCTGGGGTTGGATTATCTGAAGCTCCCGATGCCAATGCCTCTGTTGTTGCACCATTCAGTAGCACAGTTGAACTGCAAACTCGTCTTGTTAAACATGCTGATGATGAGATGGACATAGTCTCTTCAAAAGATGGACTAGTATCTGAAATTAAGTGCAGTAATATTGTTGAAAATGTATATGAAAGTCATGGAAATGTTATATCTAAACATTCCAAATCCAGAGAGCAACGTTCTGATAGAGCTATTAGAGTGCCAGAAAGGGAAGAGtatgtaaattttaatcatgAATCTCATAATGATTCTAGGCAGGATGCTGTAATACAGGTTCTTGCTTCATATAATGAAGACATATGTCACGGGGAAACACTAGATGTTCTTAGTGCAGAGGTGGCTCCTTCAGTCTGTAACACCAGCAGTTCTGAGAATGATCTTGTTGAAATTCCTTCTTCTAGGCAAAGGGAACTAAATGGGACTATACAGATCAAGCCTGTGTGTGGATCATCAATAGAAGTTGATGGTAATGGTTCCAATGATGGTGCAAAAAATATGGCCTTATTGAATTCTCAGTCATCCGAAGAACATATTCCAAGTGTAAATACCATGTGCACACCATATTGTGAGAATACTGCACAAATTCATGACGCTGATAACAATTATGGTTCAAAGAATGCTGACATTATGAACTCATCTTTGTGTGATGAAAGAATTTCCTCCTGGAATTCAAAATCACCTCAAGATTGTGTCCATAATGAAAATGGCAAGCACACTCTAGATTGTGAAAATTTTTCCCTTGATGGTGGTGGTTcagataattttattcttaattctCCTTTGGTTGATGAGAGAAATGCTGATAGGACCATAATATTACATAGAGATGCACATGTGGGAATACATGAGGCTGTCAATTTGACTTCATCCACTGAGCAAATATCTGGTGCAGTAAATGACTCAGTTTTTGATAGTGTGTTGCCAAAACCATATGGAGAGGATAGTTCCAGTAATAATAGCTCTGATGCTAATTCTATTCTTTCAAATCAAACTTCTATAGAGAAACAAAATCTTGATGGAGTCTCATCAAGCATACCTATTAGACAAATTCCAGTTGGAGTGCCAGAAACTAATGAGAGGGCCATTGTAAATGTATTAGATGAGGAGGAAGCTAGTTGGATGCCTGACGCTGTCAATTACCCTGACAATGTAATTCCTCATAATTCTTCATCCATGGATCAATTAGTTAATGGAGATCCAGTATTTGATGGCAGTTTGTCATCAAAGACTTGTACTACAAGCCCAAGCAATAACAAGAACCTACCTGATGAACACGTTTCTGTCTTGATGCCAGAAAATAGCCTTGGAGAGGTTGAATTCCAATTGACAAACAACGTGGATAGAAGTGCCACATTGGACCAGCAGGAAGGAGTATGTACAACCATGACTGAAAACAGTTCGTACCAGGAGACTCCAGTATCTAGACCTGTTGATGTTATGGAGTCTCTAGAACAAGTGCCATCTTTATCATTTGTGGAGTCTCCTCCTGATCTGGATACTTCTAGAGAAACACGGAACTATGTAGTATCTactgttgttgatgttgtaCAAGCTAATCAATCCATTAATGATTCACTGGTCATGGAGCCTCCACAGGAGGGGCAATTTCCTTCTGTGGGTTTCTTCTCTTCCAACTGGGACCTATCCAACTTGCCTTTGGTGACCAGAACTGAAGATCAGCCACACAATGAAGATGATCTCATCGGCCATGTTCCTGGAACATTAATTGAGATTCAAAATCAAACTCGTGTGCAACATCCCTCAAATTCAGACCAGCAGGAAGGAGTGTGTAGAACCATGAATGGTAACAGTTTGTCCCAGGAGACTCCAGTATCTTTATCAGTTGATGATCTCATGGAGCCTCTTGAAGAAGTGCAACCATTATCATCCTTAGAGTCTCAACCTGACCAGAATACTACAATAGAAATGCAGAACAGTTTGGTATCAAGTTCTGTTGATACTGTACCAGCTAACGTATCTACAGATAATTCACTGGTCAGGGAACCACCCGAGAAGGAGGGTCAGTTACCTTCTGCAAATGTCCTTTCTTCCAATGATGGAGACCTGTCTATCTTGCCTACAGTGACTGGAACTGAAAACCAGCCATCCATTGAAAAGGATTTTCCCAACCACATTCCCGAGACATCAATTGAGATTCAAGATCACGATGTTGTGCAATGCGCCTCAAATGTGGAATTGGATCCAGCCTCAAATACGAACTTGGTTTCGCAAGAGCTTGCTGGAGTTAGACAACAGTCTTCAAACACAAGAAACCAGTCAACTCTCACAGAGATTAATAATCATCCTATACAACCTGCAAGCCAATCAGATTCCAGGATTATTCAACGTTTAGCTCTTGATCCGTTTAACTGTGAAATGACAAGACTACATCAACTGGCGGAGGATAATAAGAAAGACTTTGAAGAAAGG AAATTGAAGTTGAGACAGGATTTTGAGAAGGAACTCGAGGAACTTTACAAGAAGTTTGACATTAAACACAAGGAGAATGAAGCTGAAGTACAGAAAGTAAGGAAGGACCTGGACAAACAACATAGCATAGTTAATGTAAATATGAAATTGGCTGAGGCTTGTAGGGTTAAATCCATGGATTTTACACTACCTGGTGCACCAAACATGCACAAAG ATGCAAGTTCTGTTCAGCAATTATTTCAGGTTGCAAGTCCACAAAATGCCACTGCGTTCAATGTGGTTGTCGGACCATCTTCTCGGGAGTATTCTGCAGCCAGCTTGCAGAGTTCCTATGCTACAACTACCTCACAGACTACGGTACCACCAATACAAGCCACGTACAGTACGCCCGGAACATTCTCCGTTACTTCTTCAAGACTACCACGTATCAACCCCCTCTCTTCACTCTTGGGAAATGTTCAAACTGGTGGGGAGATACGTGCCCCTGCACCACATCTCCACCCTTATAGAACACCAACGTCTGTCCCAGCCTCCACTTTCTGTACAGTTCTGCGTGGGAGATCAAGTCAGCCTGCACCCGGTAATATTCCTGTAACTTCCCCCCCGTTTTCTTACCAGACACCCTGGCCAGCGCTGGCAACCCTTCCATCTGTTCTACACGGGGGGCTTTGGCCACCCACTTTACCTGCCATTAATCCTCACACTGATCCTAACAGTCAACACGGCATATATTGGCCAAATGTTCGGCCACATATGCCAGATTTGCCTACGATGAACCTTTCTAAATGTGACAAAAGTAGTACAACGCCAGCAACCTCAGCTCATCCAGCTACATCATCTGATGTAGTCTGTTTATCAGATGATGAATGA